In Quercus robur chromosome 11, dhQueRobu3.1, whole genome shotgun sequence, the following proteins share a genomic window:
- the LOC126706887 gene encoding protein ALP1-like: MAVVPTEKSIPYFGRKGYPTQNVMAACDFDMLFTFVLPGWEGAAHDTSIFLDTIRKQSNNFPHPPPGKYYVVDSGYPMMKGYLAPYKGISYHLQEFRRRGGSPRTRHEKFNHAHSSLRCTIERTFGVWKNKWRIIRNMPSFPFHIQILIVSATMALHNFVRLNDRDDMGFINATQDSISRREHNSEAGSSYEQNSGTLTDPAMVVLRDSIANSIWEDNN; this comes from the exons ATGGCGGTTGTACCTACTGAGAAGTCCATTCCGTACTTTGGAAGAAAGGGATATCCAACCCAAAATGTGATGGCTGCATGTGACTTTGATATGTTATTCACATTTGTTTTGCCTGGATGGGAAGGTGCAGCACACGACACCTCTATTTTTCTTGATACTATTCGTAAACAAAGTAACAACTTTCCGCACCCACCACCAG gAAAATATTATGTAGTTGATTCTGGATACCCAATGATGAAAGGCTATTTGGCACCATACAAGGGGATATCATACCATCTTCAGGAATTTCGAAGGAGAGGTGGAAGCCCTAGAACTAGACATGAAAAATTTAATCATGCTCACTCATCTCTTCGATGTACGATTGAGCGCACTTTTGGTGTGTGGAAGAATAAATGGAGAATTATCAGAAACATGCCATCTTTTCCATTCCATATCCAAATACTTATTGTATCTGCTACTATGGCTCTTCATAATTTTGTTAGACTAAATGATAGGGATGATATGGGCTTTATAAACGCCACTCAAGATTCAATTTCTAGAAGAGAACATAATAGTGAAGCAGGTAGCAGTTATGAGCAGAATTCAGGAACTTTAACAGACCCTGCGATGGTGGTTCTTCGTGATTCCATTGCTAATTCCATTTGGGAGGATAATAATTAg